The following coding sequences lie in one Rutidosis leptorrhynchoides isolate AG116_Rl617_1_P2 chromosome 4, CSIRO_AGI_Rlap_v1, whole genome shotgun sequence genomic window:
- the LOC139844177 gene encoding uncharacterized protein has protein sequence MQSFHRKFHNPYHLLRPSTTLLLRPLTTPSPPRVTMSTSSSSSSSSSSSTQQLQDNKTSLTQVLTYHNQTKHSFTNYAKGPRGLDWDNQPNPFRRYISAPVLPLVHPTSDSHLPGYHSLFNSIPPPKPVSQSTISEFFYDSLALSAWKSTGFSSWSLRVNPSSGNLHPTEAYIISPPIESISNSCFVAHYAPKIHSLEIKTQFPSEFFSNLLPNGCFLIGISSIFWRESWKYGERGLRYCNHDVGHAVAAVTMAAAGQGWDVKMLDGLGHEDLKNVMGLQIYEEFEIPSRIVKGKLDEIEFEHPDCLLLVFPNGVNEFDINYKDLSSSFSEFSNFDWKGEPNSLSKEHVCWDVIYRTSEAVKKPLTLDKKFVIDPFEKSVSCSESSYKDLSLRQVVRKRRSAVDMDGVTEMDRDTFYQILLHCLPSGYHEKQKRPLTLPYRAMDWDAEVHFVMFVHRVIGLPKGLYFLVRNEEHFDDLKKSTRSDFKWENPEGCPSELPLYELGRADCTKLSKHLSCHQDIAGDGCFSLGMVAHFEPTLREKGVWMYPRLFWETGILGQVLYLEAHSVGVSATGIGCFFDDPVHEVLGLTGSKYQSLYHFTVGGPVVDKRIMSLPPYPGPGGADA, from the exons ATGCAATCTTTCCACCGTAAATTCCACAATCCCTACCACCTCCTCCGTCCGTCGACCACCCTCCTCCTCCGCCCTCTCACTACCCCATCACCACCACGTGTCACCATgtcaacctcatcatcatcatcatcatcatcgtcttccTCAACACAACAACTACAAGACAATAAAACCTCACTCACCCAAGTTCTAACTTATCACAATCAAACCAAACACTCATTCACAAACTACGCCAAAGGTCCACGTGGCCTTGATTGGGATAACCAACCGAACCCATTCCGCCGTTACATCTCCGCCCCTGTTCTCCCACTCGTTCACCCCACCTCCGATTCCCATTTACCTGGGTATCATTCCCTCTTCAATTCAATACCCCCTCCCAAACCCGTATCTCAATCCACCATTTCTGAATTTTTCTACGATTCCCTTGCATTATCAGCTTGGAAATCAACTGGGTTTTCATCATGGTCACTAAGAGTAAACCCTAGCTCAGGTAATTTACATCCAACTGAAGCTTATATTATATCCCCACCAATTGAATCAATTTCAAATTCTTGTTTTGTTGCTCATTATGCACCAAAGATTCATTCTTTAGAGATTAAGACTCAATTCCCATCTGAGTTTTTCTCTAATTTGCTCCCAAATGGTTGTTTTCTAATTGGGATTTCTTCAATTTTTTGGCGGGAATCTTGGAAGTATGGAGAAAGAGGGTTGAGGTATTGTAATCATGATGTGGGCCATGCCGTTGCGGCGGTTACTATGGCGGCTGCAGGGCAAGGGTGGGATGTGAAGATGCTTGATGGATTGGGTCAtgaagatttgaagaatgtaatggGACTTCAAATTTATGAAGAGTTTGAAATCCCATCAAGAATTGTAAAAGGTAAGCTTGATGAAATTGAATTCGAGCATCCCGATTGTTTGTTACTTGTTTTTCCTAATGGGGTTAATGAGTTTGATATTAACTATAAGGATTTGAGTTCTTCGTTTTCGGAATTTAGTAACTTTGATTGGAAAGGAGAGCCTAATTCACTTAGTAAAGAGCATGTATGTTGGGATGTAATTTATAGAACATCGGAAGCGGTTAAAAAGCCGTTAACTTTAGATAAAAAGTTTGTTATTGATCCGTTTGAAAAGAGTGTGAGTTGTAGCGAGTCCTCTTATAAAGATTTGAGTTTAAGACAAGTTGTTAGGAAACGTAGGAGTGCGGTTGATATGGATGGAGTTACGGAAATGGATAGAGACACGTTTTATCAGATTTTACTCCATTGTCTTCCTTCGGGTTATCATGAAAAGCAAAAAAGACCGTTGACGTTACCTTATCGAGCTATGGATTGGGATGCCGAAGTGCATTTTGTGATGTTTGTGCATAGAGTTATCGGTTTGCCAAAAGGGTTGTATTTTCTTGTTAGGAACGAAGAACACTTTGACGATCTTAAAAAGTCAACAAGGTCAGATTTTAAGTGGGAGAACCCTGAAGGTTGCCCATCAGAGTTGCCTTTATATGAACTCGGAAGAGCTGATTGTACGAAGCTCTCCAAACATCTTTCGTGCCATCAG GATATAGCCGGTGATGGTTGCTTTAGCCTTGGTATGGTGGCACATTTCGAGCCAACCTTACGCGAAAAGGGTGTCTGGATGTACCCTCGGTTGTTTTGGGAAACAGGAATTCTCGGTCAAGTTTTATATCTTGAAGCACATTCGGTTGGTGTTTCTGCAACCGGCATCGGTTGCTTCTTCGATGATCCTG TGCACGAGGTTCTTGGGTTGACTGGGTCAAAGTATCAGAGCCTTTATCATTTTACAGTTGGTGGACCTGTTGTTGACAAGCGTATAATGAGCCTTCCTCCATATCCTGGCCCTGGTGGTGCTGATGCATAA